AAGAACCCAAAATAAAAGACAAAACTTTAATGCGGGGCGGTTAAAACCGCTGCTATACAATCGAAGTCGGCCTGTGCCGACTATCTTACTGAGAGGTCCAGGCCTAGGAGCGGCGTGGTATCTTCTCGTCGACACGGTCGCGGGGTTAACCGCTACATGCCCGGTTGCTGCAATTCCTGTCTAGCGAGGTTGATGCACAGTTCCCGGTAGCCAGTTTGAGGGTCGATTTCTTGCCTGAAGCTGTAGCCAGGCAAAGCTGCGATCGCAGGTTCCAACCAACAAAAACCCTCTACAGGTCTAAATGAGACTCATTTGGCATCAATCGAGGATGTTTAGGATCAGTCCCCCCGTCTAGCGCCAGCCCAGAAGGTTTTACTGATCTCGCCGCCCCTGAAATCTGCCACGATGCTCCGCCGGTCTAAGGGGCCAAAGTGAAGAGGCGTCTTACTGGACGTTGTGATACGCTCTGTGGGTAGGGAAGGCATGATGCAAAAGGCTCAAATCAAGGGCAGGCCAATGATAGTATGACCAGCTTGCTGCTAATAGATACGCAATTTGTGGACCCGGTTGCTTACTGGTGTTCTAACAGAGTAGAGAGTATCTGCTTGCCGCAACAGGCGATACCTGAGCAATGCTGCAACATAGCAATGACTACAGTTCCTTCCATGATAATCATCACCTGTCGGGTTATTCCTTCTGGATCGGATAAATTAGCCGCCTGGACTAATCCCAGGATGTAGTCAAAGGTGAGCTGTTGATGCTGCATGGAAACTTGATAGCCAGGATGGTTGGGGTCCACCAGCTCGACGGTGGAATTGAGAAAGGCACAGCCGCGAAAGTCGGGCTGATTAAACCATTCTTCCAGCACATCGAACATGGCCAATAGGCGATCGAGGGGCTCTGTGGCCGATTGCTCCACCCGAGTCTGAAACCAACTGCGCCAGGCTTCGTCCTGCTGCAGCAGCCAAGCGGCAATTAAGGCATCCTTTGACTTGAAGTGGTTATAGAGGGACATCTTGGCAACCCCCGATTCGGCAATGATGCGATCGATGCCGACGTTCTGCACCCCTTCTCGATAAAAAAGATCAGCGGCGGTTGCCAAGATGCGATCGCGTGCAGAGGACCGGGACGATTGCGTACGAGCCATGAAGCTTTGTATAGACAGGTCTGTATAACTACAGTATATCAAGGCACGTTGAGATAAGCTTGTCTCATTGGAGAGCGTTTTATGGCTGAGTGAGAAGATCTGGGTCATTGTGAGACTGACCCAGAATCATGATCAAGCGGCTCTAGCTGGCTGCCAATCCTGTGATGGGTTGGCTGCAACCTTTAATGGCAGCTGGATTCTTTAATGTGCCGGTTGGATCTTGCTTTGCTAGAGATGCGATCGCCTGCAAGCATGCCGGCAAGATGACCTAACCTCCCATCTACTCAGCCAGCTTAAATTCTTGCAGGGCCGGCAGAAAGTTGCGATTTTCGTGGCCGGGGCGACTCAGTTTGTAGAGGGCAAACCGTTGCAAGGGGGTAAGGTTGGCCCATTTGTCTACCGGAATCGTGATGCCCAGGGCCTGAGCCTGTTCCTGGGTCTGGACCGGCACTGCCCCCGGCTGATGCCAAGGCGGCTCTGGATCGACTGCTAGATCTTTGGCCGGCGTCTGGGTGTGTTGCAGCACCAGCTGCTGCAGGTAGGTGCGATAGGTTTGGATCTCAGCCTCAGTGCTACAAGGCCACTGGGCTAAGCTGTACCGCTCCTGGGCATCGAAGCGATGCCATTGATCGAGCTTGAGCTTGATGCCGCAGGTATCGAGCTTGAACCGCACCTGCATGGGAATGCAGCGCAGCGACTCGACGAAGTCGGCCTCAAAGGCAAAAAAAACGGGTTTCTCAGACATCACCATAGATCTTGAATCAGACTTCCCCAGTGTTGATACTGCTGGCGAAAAACTTTCCTACGAGTGGGTAGCCAGTGATGACTGTCGCCAGTGGCATCATCATCGCCTACAGTGGTGAAGCCCCCACTGGCATGGCTTCCGGATGCGCCTGCTGCATCGGGGCCGTCACCGTATCCGAGACTGGTGTGATATGCACGGCACAGGCTTTCAGTTCCGGTTCCAGGGAGACGGGGCAGACTTCTGGGTGAGTCAGGGCGTTACACTCAGCTGCTGTGGCCCAGAGGACGCCCCAATGCATGGGCAAGAAGACGGTGCCGCGGCGAATGGTCTGGGTGACTCGCAGTTTTACCCGCACCTGGCCACGACGCGATCGCACCTCTACCCACTGGCCCGACTGCAGGCGCAGTTCCTGGGCATCGCGGGGATTCATCTCCAGCAGTGGTTCAGCATACATGGTGCGGGTCTTCTCGATGCGGCCGGTGCGAGTTTGGGTGTGCCAGTGGCCATAGAGGCGCCCAGTGGTGAGCACAAAAGGAAATTCTGGGCTGGGCGGTTCTGCTAAGCCGCGGCTGTGGAAGGACGCGAAGCGGGCTCGGCCATCTGGGGTGGGAAATCGCAAGTCTGTGTATAGCCGCTTGTCCATGGCCTGGCTGGGGTCGTCTGCGGGATAGGGCCATTGCTTGGGGCCTGGAGCCAGACACTCGTGGCTGAGGCCGGTCATGTCACAGACCCGCCCCCGGGTCAGCTGCACGAACTCGGTAAACACCTCGGCCGCAGACTGAAAGGCAAACTGTTCGGTAAAGCCGAGGCGGCGCCCTACTTCGGCGAAGATCTCCCAATCGGGGCGGGCCTCCGCTGCCGGCGGACAGAAAGCCGGACACAAGGTCACCACCCGCTCGGAGTTAGTCATGACGCCGGTCTTCTCGCCCCACTGAGCCGCGGGTAGTAACAGATGGGCATAGGCGGCTGTCTCCGTGGGGTAGTAGGCATCCTGATACACCGTGAAGGGAGAGCGCCGTAACGCCGCCTGGGCCCGCTCTAGATCCGGTAAACTCACCGCCGGGTTGGTGGCCGCTACCCACAACAGTCCCACCTGATTTCGCTCTAGGGCCCGCACCATTTCCCAGGTATCTAAGCCTGGTGCCGCCGCAATGCTGCCTGCTGGCAACTGCCATGCCTGTTCTAACACCTGACGATGCTCAGGATTCGCCACCGAGCGATAGCCCGGCAGCAGATGGGCTAGGCCGCCGGCTTCTCGTCCTCCCATGGCATTGGGCTGGCCGGTTAAGGAGAATGGCCCTGCTCCCGGTTTCCCCACTTGGCCGGTCATTAAGTGTAGGTTGATCAGCGTCCGCACCTTGGCCGTGCCCTCGGCCGATTGGTTTAAACCCATGGACCACAGGGATAGCACTCGCTCAGCCTCGGCCCAGTAGCGGGTGGCCGTCTCTAGCTCTGGCACCGTGATGCCACACGCCTGGGCCACCTTCTCGGGCGGATACTGCTCAACCACGGCGGCGTAGTCGGTAAAGCCATGGGTGCATTCCTCGATGAAGAGGGCATCCAGCTTACACCAGCGCAGCAACAAATGGGCCATGCCGTTGAGCAGGGTGATGTCGCTGCCCGGCTTAATGGCTAAATGCAGATCGGCATCCTTGGCGGTCTCGGTGCGACGGGGATCGACCACCACTAATTTCACCTGGCGATTCTTCTTGTGGTGCTTGCGCAGGCGATTGAAGACGATGGGATGGCATTCCGCCGTATTGGAGCCGATGATGAAGGCACAGTCTGTCAGTTCTAGGTCGGCATAGCAACAGGGAGGGCCATCGGAGCCAAAGCTCTGCAGGTAGCCGGCCACCGCCGAGGCCATGCAGAGACGAGAATTGGCATCGAAGTTATTGCTGCCCAGGCAGCCCTTCATCAGCTTTTGGGCAATGTAGTAATCCTCGGTCTGAAACTGACCGGACCCATACATGCATAGCGCCTCGGGGCCCAACTGCTGCCGCACCGTCTGGATCTTGTCGGTTAGCACCGTCAGGGCCTCGTCCCAACTCACCTGCTGAAAGGGCTGCTCCAGGGAGGAGCGCAGCATCGGGTGTTTCAGCCGATCTTTATTGAGGGCCTCGCCCACCGTGGCCCCCTTGACACAGACCTGCCCTTTGCTGGAGGGATGGTTGCGATCGCCCCGGGTCTGCCAGAGGGGAAACCCCTGACTATCGCGTTGCACCGGTCGACCACGGCGGGCTGGGGGCAATACCTCTAAGCCGCAGCCAACACCGCAGTAAGGGCAGAGGGTCTTGGTGGCGTCAGTCATAAGCAAGCTGGAGTGACAGAACATCAGCCAGCCCGAAACAGTAGGGCTGTGTCGGGCTGGACAATGGATAGAAAAATGGCTGAGTTATGGCAATTGCTTACCGGTTGATTAACCGGTTAATCAAAGGCAGGGTAGCCCGGGGTTGAGATTTGCGATCGCAAGGGAGCTACCCCACCCCATAGACCTATTCCTTCACCGGTAGGGGAGCCGGCGTAGACGGCGTCACATAGGCTTCTTCCCCTTCATGGAATTCAGCGAAGGAGCCCCGGGGTTCCTTCATGAAGAAGAAGCAGAGCATGGCCACAACCACGCCAGCCACACCTAGCACCTGGAAAAAGATGCGATCGCCGATGACGCCTTCCGGCAACAGACTATAGATGGTGAGATAGGCCACCGCGCCCACATTGCCGTAAGCCCCGACATTTCCGGCCACCTGACCAGTAATGCGGCGCTTCACCAGCGGCACCATGGCAAAAGTGGAGCCCTCAGCTGCCTGCACAAAGAAGGAGCAGACCATGGTCAAGGCAATGGCCAAGGGCAAGAGCCAGGCATTGGTGACAGTGCTCATCATCAGGTAGCCAATGCCCATACAGAGCAACAATACGGACATGGTCATCTTGCGGCTGCCCATGCGGTCAGAAATCAGACCGCCCCCCGGGCGAGACATCAGGTTCATGAAGGCATAGGTGGCCGCAATCATGCCAGCGGCCTGTTTGCTGAGGCCGAAGGTGAGCTCGAAGAAGGCCGGCAACATGGAGACCACGGCCAACTCGGAGCCAAAGTTAACGATGTAGGTTAGCTCTAACAAGGCTACCTGGGAGAAGGGATAGCGATCTTCGGGGGCATAGCGCTTGCGGCCGGTGAGTAGCTCCTGGTTGACGTGCCAGCAGTTGTAGGCCTGATATAGATAGAGACCCGCCAAGACGATCAGAGTAATAGCAAAGGTGCCATCATTGAGGAAACCAATGCCCTTGAGGCGCCAAGCTAGCACCGCCAGAATACCGACTAGGGGCAAGTTCATGGCCATCAAGAACCAGAAATCCCGCTGACTGGTCACTTCAACACCACGGGTACTGTGGGGCCGCTGATAGGGCTTACCCGGCGGGGTATCTTCCACGCTGAAGTAATAGAGAATGCCATAGAGGGCGGCAATGATGCCGGTGGCGGCGATGGCCATGCGCCAGTTTAGTAGGGGACCATCGGCCACTTGAAAGGCTCCGGGAAAGAAGCTGAGAAAAGTGGCTAAGCCCACCATAGTAAAGGCAGAGGCAGCAGAGCCGAAGTTGCCCCAGCCACCGTAGATGCCCTCGGCCAGGCCGATTTCCCTAGGTGGAAACCATTCCGCCACCATGCGGATGCCGATGACGAAGCCAGCGCCCACAATACTCAGAGCCAGGCGCGCTGCCACCAGTTGGCTGAAGTTTTGGGCAGCGGCAAAAGCAATACAGGGAATAGCGGCATAGATCAGCAGCAGGGAGTAGGTTAGGCGGGGGCCATACTTATCCAGCAACATGCCGATGATGATCCGGGCAGGGACGGTCAGGGCTACGTTACAGATGGCAATGGTGCGAATCTGCCCGGCATCGAGACCAAACTCTTCCTGAATCGCCGTAGCTAAGGGAGCCAAGTTAAACCAGACGACGAAGGATAGGAAGAAGGCAAACCACGTCATGTGGAGGATTTTATAGCGGCCTCGTAAGGACCACATCTCAGCAAGCATGGGTATTGTCTCCTTAGTAGATGGAAGTTGCGTGGGTAATCCCAGGGTGAGTCATGGCTCACGGTCAGGAATTCGCTCAGCCGCCGCTGAGCCAGGCGATCCCCTCGATGGATTGGGAATGACCTGAAAGAGGCGTGGGGATCGAAACTTAGAGGGCCGTCACCGTATGGCCATTGTGCTGACTCTGG
This portion of the Halomicronema hongdechloris C2206 genome encodes:
- a CDS encoding TetR/AcrR family transcriptional regulator, which translates into the protein MARTQSSRSSARDRILATAADLFYREGVQNVGIDRIIAESGVAKMSLYNHFKSKDALIAAWLLQQDEAWRSWFQTRVEQSATEPLDRLLAMFDVLEEWFNQPDFRGCAFLNSTVELVDPNHPGYQVSMQHQQLTFDYILGLVQAANLSDPEGITRQVMIIMEGTVVIAMLQHCSGIACCGKQILSTLLEHQ
- a CDS encoding nitrate reductase associated protein, which produces MSEKPVFFAFEADFVESLRCIPMQVRFKLDTCGIKLKLDQWHRFDAQERYSLAQWPCSTEAEIQTYRTYLQQLVLQHTQTPAKDLAVDPEPPWHQPGAVPVQTQEQAQALGITIPVDKWANLTPLQRFALYKLSRPGHENRNFLPALQEFKLAE
- a CDS encoding molybdopterin oxidoreductase family protein; this translates as MTDATKTLCPYCGVGCGLEVLPPARRGRPVQRDSQGFPLWQTRGDRNHPSSKGQVCVKGATVGEALNKDRLKHPMLRSSLEQPFQQVSWDEALTVLTDKIQTVRQQLGPEALCMYGSGQFQTEDYYIAQKLMKGCLGSNNFDANSRLCMASAVAGYLQSFGSDGPPCCYADLELTDCAFIIGSNTAECHPIVFNRLRKHHKKNRQVKLVVVDPRRTETAKDADLHLAIKPGSDITLLNGMAHLLLRWCKLDALFIEECTHGFTDYAAVVEQYPPEKVAQACGITVPELETATRYWAEAERVLSLWSMGLNQSAEGTAKVRTLINLHLMTGQVGKPGAGPFSLTGQPNAMGGREAGGLAHLLPGYRSVANPEHRQVLEQAWQLPAGSIAAAPGLDTWEMVRALERNQVGLLWVAATNPAVSLPDLERAQAALRRSPFTVYQDAYYPTETAAYAHLLLPAAQWGEKTGVMTNSERVVTLCPAFCPPAAEARPDWEIFAEVGRRLGFTEQFAFQSAAEVFTEFVQLTRGRVCDMTGLSHECLAPGPKQWPYPADDPSQAMDKRLYTDLRFPTPDGRARFASFHSRGLAEPPSPEFPFVLTTGRLYGHWHTQTRTGRIEKTRTMYAEPLLEMNPRDAQELRLQSGQWVEVRSRRGQVRVKLRVTQTIRRGTVFLPMHWGVLWATAAECNALTHPEVCPVSLEPELKACAVHITPVSDTVTAPMQQAHPEAMPVGASPL
- a CDS encoding MFS transporter, which gives rise to MLAEMWSLRGRYKILHMTWFAFFLSFVVWFNLAPLATAIQEEFGLDAGQIRTIAICNVALTVPARIIIGMLLDKYGPRLTYSLLLIYAAIPCIAFAAAQNFSQLVAARLALSIVGAGFVIGIRMVAEWFPPREIGLAEGIYGGWGNFGSAASAFTMVGLATFLSFFPGAFQVADGPLLNWRMAIAATGIIAALYGILYYFSVEDTPPGKPYQRPHSTRGVEVTSQRDFWFLMAMNLPLVGILAVLAWRLKGIGFLNDGTFAITLIVLAGLYLYQAYNCWHVNQELLTGRKRYAPEDRYPFSQVALLELTYIVNFGSELAVVSMLPAFFELTFGLSKQAAGMIAATYAFMNLMSRPGGGLISDRMGSRKMTMSVLLLCMGIGYLMMSTVTNAWLLPLAIALTMVCSFFVQAAEGSTFAMVPLVKRRITGQVAGNVGAYGNVGAVAYLTIYSLLPEGVIGDRIFFQVLGVAGVVVAMLCFFFMKEPRGSFAEFHEGEEAYVTPSTPAPLPVKE